The segment AGCGTGCCCTACCGGACCGGGCACTACACGGTGCTCCGGCTGATCGCCAACAATCCGGGCGTGACGCAGACCGCGGTCAGCTCGGCGGCCGGCCGGGACAAATCGACTCTGACCCCTTTGTTGAACGATTTCGTGCGCCGGGGACTGGTCCGGCGCGAGACGATCTCGTCCGACCGGCGCAGCTATGCCCTGACCCTGACGCCGGAGGGCGAGGCGGCCCTGGCGGCCCTCGCCAAGGCCTCGCGGGCCCACGGCGCGGAGCTGGACCGGATCATCGGTCCCGAGAACAAGGCCGACTTCATCCGCATCCTGCGCCGCATCAAGGAAGAGCTGGGCTGAGGACCGTCCGTCCGCCGGGTACCGGCGGGCGTCGGGCCGGCGTGCCATTGTGCCCGGAAGCCTGTTACCGGGGCAGATCGGGCACTCCGCCGCAAGGACCAGCACTGCGATGCACGGCAAACTGTTCAACCTCTGGGACAAGGTCCATACCAGCCTCTGGCTCGTCCCCTCGGTGATGGTCCTGCTGGCCGTCCTCCTCAGGTGGGCCGCCTACCAGGTGGACATGGTCTACTCGGACGAGGAGGCGCTTCGGACCTGGTGGCTGCACAGCGGCAGCGGCGACGACGCCCGGAACCTGCTCTCGACCCTCGTGGCCGCCCTGATCACGATGGCGAGCGTGATGTTCTCGATCACGATGGTCGTCCTGACGCTGGCGGCGACGCAGTACGGCTCCCGCCTGGTGCGGACCTACATGTCCGAACCCCGCACGCAGGCGGCCCTCGGCACCTTCGCCATGACGATCGTGTATTGCCTGCTGGTCCTGCGCACGGTCGAGAAGGACATGCCCTCGGCGGCGGTGCCCCATATCTCGGTGAGCCTGGGCCTGGGTCTGGCGTTCGCCTGCATCCTGGTGCTGCTGTTCTTCCCGGTCTTATGTAGCAGACACCACCAGTACCGACTTGCCCGGAAGGCTTCGCCCGAGGACCATATCCTTTTCTGATCAAGGAGATAAGGGACATGGCCGAGGCGCATGTTGTCGCCGCCCTGAAGGACAAACGGGCCGAGTTGTCCGGCGTCATCGCCGATCTGGAGAAGCGGATCGGCCAACACCGGGCTGATCTGCTGCATGTTGACGCTGTCCTGCGGCTGTTCGCGCCCGAGTTCGAGCCGGCGGCGATCGCGGCGAAGGCGGTACGACGGCACAATGGCTGGTTCAGGCCGGGCGAACTGGCCCGGATGGTGCTGGACATCCTGCGCATGGCGCCGGCGCCGCTGGCCATCCGGGAAATCACGGTCCAGGTGATGGAGCGCCGTGGCCTGGATCCGGACGACCGGCGGACGGCGGAACTGCTGCGCAAGCTGGTCAACAACGCCCTGAACCGCCAGGCGACCGACCTGGTCGAGCGGCTCCAGGACGGCTCCCTGGTCAGCTGGCAGGTGCGCGCCTGATCAGGCGGCTGCGCTGCCAATAGCCGCAGAAGTCCACCGACGGGCGGGTGCGGGTGACCAGGACGATCACCAGGCGGACCTGCAGGCCGTTGCTGTCCCGCCGGTGATCCTCCTTCCAGGAGGCTTCCTGGGCATAGCGGATCAGATAGACCCCGGAGATGCGGTGATGATGGCCCATTTCGCCCCGGCGGAGCCGGGCAAAGCAGGCTTCCGCCTGGTTGGTGCAGGCCTCGGCGTTGGCATACTCGACCGAGTGGTTGATCCGCCGGGTGTCGAACCGGGCATGCAGCGCGTTCCAGGCCGGGGACTCGTCCGCATGCACCGTCGTGGCACGATCGACCCGGGCCTTGATGAAGCCGAGGGCCGCATCCTCGCTGTCGAACACCGCCGGGACCGTGCCGCCCAGACTGGTGCCGGACAGCGCGCGTTCCCGGATCACCACGACGACCTGGCGCCTGCCGCTCCGGTTCTCCGCCAGGCGCCGATCCTTGCGGTCCTCCTTCCGGTTCTCGGGCCGGACGTATCCGCCGACGTAACAGCCGTCGATCTCGACATGCCGCCCGGCGCCGCCGAGCTGCCGGTTCCGGAACTCCGCCGCCATCGCTTCCCGGATCTTGTGGGCCAGCACGAAGGCGGTCTTGTACTGGACGCCGAGGTCGCGGGAGAGCGCCAGCGCGGCCTTGCCCTTGACTTCGTCGCAGAAGATCACGACCGCAGCCAGGTAGTCGCGGATTTCCAGCTTGTGGAACGCGAACAAGGTTCCCGAGGTCGGGCTGAAATCCCGGCGGCATGCCTTGCAGCGGAACCGCGGCGCTCCGCTGGGCCGTGGACAGGCCCAGCAGGTCGGACAGTCGCAGTGCGGGCACACCGGCGCTCCGTCGCTCTCGGGCCAGCGGATCGTACGGAACATTGTCCAGGCCTCATCCTCGTCCATCCGAAGCACCTGCTTCAGGCTGATCGTCCGGGCGGCGGCGGTGAGGAGAAAGTGCTGCGACATGGGCGAACTCCGGTCCGATAACCGCCCGAGCGTACCGAAACGGGGCAGTCAGCGATGCTGTTTGTTCGTGTTATGTTCTTATTTGCCGCCTCCCCATATCCATCGCGCTGAACCCCTCGCAAGTTATCCTGCAGTCGATCCCCACTTGGTGGCGTCTGCTACATAAGACCGGTTCTTCCTGCACGCGGTCGCCCGCTCGATCATCGCCGAGACGGTGATCGGCCGGGTTTCCGGCGACCTGGAGAACAGCGTCCGGCGCATGCTCCCGGCCGCCGAGGCCGAGCCGGCCCGCGACGCCGCGTTGCCGGAGGATTTCGACGCCCGCGCGGACGTCGTGACGGCCGTCAACGAGGGTTACGTGCAGTCGATCGACTACGAGAGCCTGCTCGAACTCGCCACTCGGCACCGCGTCCTGATCAGGTTCGACTACCGTGCCGGCGAGTTCATGTGCCGGGGCGGCTGGCTCGCCTTCGTCTATCCCGGCGACGATCTGAACGGCGAGATCGAGAAGGGTGTCCGGGAAAACGTCCTGATCGGGGACCGGCGCAC is part of the Skermanella rosea genome and harbors:
- a CDS encoding MarR family winged helix-turn-helix transcriptional regulator codes for the protein MPRSPSTANPSAPKETDQQAATPEELNLESLAGVAAFHLRLAAEASQQAFNRQIEAIGPSVPYRTGHYTVLRLIANNPGVTQTAVSSAAGRDKSTLTPLLNDFVRRGLVRRETISSDRRSYALTLTPEGEAALAALAKASRAHGAELDRIIGPENKADFIRILRRIKEELG
- a CDS encoding DUF2254 family protein; the encoded protein is MHGKLFNLWDKVHTSLWLVPSVMVLLAVLLRWAAYQVDMVYSDEEALRTWWLHSGSGDDARNLLSTLVAALITMASVMFSITMVVLTLAATQYGSRLVRTYMSEPRTQAALGTFAMTIVYCLLVLRTVEKDMPSAAVPHISVSLGLGLAFACILVLLFFPVLCSRHHQYRLARKASPEDHILF
- a CDS encoding IS1595 family transposase; translation: MSQHFLLTAAARTISLKQVLRMDEDEAWTMFRTIRWPESDGAPVCPHCDCPTCWACPRPSGAPRFRCKACRRDFSPTSGTLFAFHKLEIRDYLAAVVIFCDEVKGKAALALSRDLGVQYKTAFVLAHKIREAMAAEFRNRQLGGAGRHVEIDGCYVGGYVRPENRKEDRKDRRLAENRSGRRQVVVVIRERALSGTSLGGTVPAVFDSEDAALGFIKARVDRATTVHADESPAWNALHARFDTRRINHSVEYANAEACTNQAEACFARLRRGEMGHHHRISGVYLIRYAQEASWKEDHRRDSNGLQVRLVIVLVTRTRPSVDFCGYWQRSRLIRRAPAS